The DNA sequence GCTCGCGGCGCGCACGTCGCCGTCTCGGAATTTCCCCACAACGGTGGGCTCGGGTGCGGCACAGATGTCGGCGACCTTGCGGGCCAGCTCGTGAATGGTTGTTGCGGTGCCAGAACCGATGTCAAGGGTGCGCCGCTCGACAGCGGGTGCATGCACCGCCGCGAAGAGCGCATCGACAACATCGTCGATAAAAACGAAATCACGGACTATCTGTCCGTCCTCGTAAACCTCCAGCGACTGTTTCCCGCGAGCCAGACGCGCGAAGAGGGTCACGATTCCGGTGTAGGAATTGGTGAGTGATTGGCCCGGTCCGTACACATTCTGCAGGCGCAAGACGCTGAGGTTGGTGTCGTGGGCGGCCGCCCACGATGCCAACAGATGTTCCTGGGCCAGTTTGGTGCCCGCATAGACGTTGGTCGGGCGGGGCTCAGTCCGACCGGCACAGCTGGGAAGCGGCTCCGACGGCTCGCCAGCAGGACCCTTCGGATCCCACTCACCGGCAAGCAATTGAGCGTGGCTGCGCGGGCGCGGATAAAAGACCTCGGCACTGGACTGCCATGCACCTTCGCCATACACCGCCCGCGACGAAGCGAGTACCAGCTGGTCGGGCACAAGTGCCGCACGGCTCAGGGCATCAAGGAGTTGGGTTGTGCCCACCACATTGACCGAACCGTGGCGCGTCGCTTCCGAAAGCGACTGCGCCGTACCCGTCTCCGCAGCCAAATGGACAACCTGCGAGGGTTCGAACAACCGCAGCACGGCGTCCCAGTCAGGGGCATGCGTGACGTCTCCGGTGAACAGCCGCACCGACGGTGGGAGGTCGATCGCCCGGCCTCTGGCGTGCACTTGTGGATGTAAGACGTCCATCACCGCGACGTCGTATCCCGCTTGGACGAGACGGTTGGATAGCGCGGATCCAATAAATCCCGCCCCACCAGAAATGAGTACAGATTTCGACAACGCCAACGCCTCCCGTTCCTTACAGAGCAGCTCGGTAACCTGCACGCACCGGTAATGCGTTCCGGGTCAATGATATCGATGGTCTACGTGTCACCGCGCGGGGTTCTTCCGGCATGGGCCGCCGCGACGGGACCACTGACCTAAGCACGGGCAGCCCTCTCCTCCAACAGGTC is a window from the Mycobacteroides salmoniphilum genome containing:
- a CDS encoding NAD-dependent epimerase/dehydratase family protein; its protein translation is MSKSVLISGGAGFIGSALSNRLVQAGYDVAVMDVLHPQVHARGRAIDLPPSVRLFTGDVTHAPDWDAVLRLFEPSQVVHLAAETGTAQSLSEATRHGSVNVVGTTQLLDALSRAALVPDQLVLASSRAVYGEGAWQSSAEVFYPRPRSHAQLLAGEWDPKGPAGEPSEPLPSCAGRTEPRPTNVYAGTKLAQEHLLASWAAAHDTNLSVLRLQNVYGPGQSLTNSYTGIVTLFARLARGKQSLEVYEDGQIVRDFVFIDDVVDALFAAVHAPAVERRTLDIGSGTATTIHELARKVADICAAPEPTVVGKFRDGDVRAASCDIEPAIEQLAWSPKWTLEDGLQALLEWIDKDCPNRF